One window of Tenacibaculum maritimum NCIMB 2154 genomic DNA carries:
- a CDS encoding aldehyde dehydrogenase family protein, whose translation MANVKKPLFKKRYENFIDGKFVPPVKGAYFDNVSPVDGKVFTQAARSTEEDVNLALDAAHKAFPTWSNTSVTERSNILLKIAQIMEDNFELLATSETIDNGKPIRESRAADIPYCIDHFRYFAGVIRADEGSISEHDKDTVSIVLHEPLGVIGQIIPWNFPLLMFTWKIAPALAAGCTIVVKPAEQTPTSVMVLMELIADILPPGVLNIVTGFGIEAGQALATSNRIAKLSFTGSTETGRKVLHNAAENIIPVTMELGGKSPNIFFPSVADKDDDFFDKAIEGALMFALNQGEICTSPSRILVHEDIADLFIEKMKIRLKHVKTGNPLDPETMIGSQVSKEQYHKILNYINIGKEEGAAVLAGGSAGNYEGELSEGYYIQPTILKGNNTMRVFQEEIFGPVVALTTFSSTEEAIAIANDTSYGLGAGVWSRDAHELYQVPRAIQAGRVWVNQYHTYPAHAPFGGVKESGFGRENHKMVLDHYRVVKNMLISYDKKPVGLF comes from the coding sequence ATGGCAAACGTAAAAAAACCCCTTTTCAAAAAAAGATATGAAAATTTTATCGATGGGAAATTTGTTCCTCCTGTTAAAGGAGCATACTTCGACAACGTATCTCCCGTAGATGGTAAAGTATTTACCCAAGCAGCTCGCTCTACAGAAGAAGACGTTAACTTGGCACTAGATGCCGCTCATAAAGCTTTTCCTACATGGAGTAATACTTCTGTTACAGAACGTAGCAATATACTCTTAAAAATAGCTCAAATAATGGAAGATAATTTTGAGCTATTAGCTACTTCAGAAACTATTGATAACGGAAAACCTATTAGAGAGTCTCGCGCAGCTGACATTCCTTATTGTATTGATCATTTCCGCTATTTTGCTGGTGTTATTCGCGCCGATGAAGGTAGTATCTCTGAGCACGATAAAGATACTGTAAGTATTGTTTTACACGAGCCTCTTGGTGTAATTGGTCAAATAATTCCTTGGAATTTCCCTTTACTTATGTTCACTTGGAAAATTGCTCCTGCTTTAGCTGCTGGATGTACTATCGTAGTAAAACCTGCGGAACAAACTCCTACAAGTGTAATGGTTTTAATGGAGTTAATTGCAGATATTTTACCTCCAGGTGTATTAAATATTGTTACTGGATTTGGTATCGAAGCAGGGCAGGCTTTAGCTACTTCTAATAGAATTGCTAAACTTTCTTTTACTGGCTCTACCGAAACAGGAAGAAAAGTATTACACAATGCTGCTGAAAACATCATACCCGTTACTATGGAATTAGGTGGGAAATCTCCCAATATTTTCTTCCCTTCCGTTGCCGATAAAGATGATGACTTTTTTGATAAAGCTATTGAAGGAGCACTAATGTTTGCTCTTAATCAAGGTGAAATTTGTACTTCTCCTTCTCGTATCTTGGTACATGAAGACATTGCAGATCTTTTTATTGAAAAAATGAAAATTCGCTTAAAGCACGTAAAAACAGGAAATCCACTTGACCCTGAAACAATGATTGGCTCTCAAGTATCTAAAGAACAATATCATAAAATTCTTAACTATATCAATATAGGTAAAGAAGAAGGAGCTGCTGTTTTAGCGGGTGGATCAGCAGGAAATTATGAAGGTGAACTTTCAGAAGGTTATTATATACAACCTACCATTTTAAAAGGAAATAACACCATGCGTGTATTCCAAGAAGAAATTTTTGGTCCTGTTGTTGCCTTGACTACTTTTAGTTCTACTGAAGAAGCTATCGCTATTGCTAATGACACTTCTTATGGTTTAGGAGCTGGTGTTTGGTCTCGTGATGCTCATGAATTATACCAAGTTCCAAGAGCCATCCAAGCTGGTAGAGTTTGGGTTAATCAATACCATACATATCCTGCTCATGCTCCTTTTGGAGGTGTTAAAGAATCAGGATTTGGTCGTGAAAACCATAAAATGGTATTAGATCATTATCGCGTTGTAAAAAACATGCTTATTTCTTATGATAAAAAGCCTGTAGGCCTTTTCTAA